From Pecten maximus unplaced genomic scaffold, xPecMax1.1, whole genome shotgun sequence, a single genomic window includes:
- the LOC117320235 gene encoding puromycin-sensitive aminopeptidase-like, with translation MVSSVDAFKVASAFVNEDNYTVWTDLSGSLGGQGLLLQYTDADKAYKNFCLNLYKNVYKTLGWDAKDGESPLNAMLRDLMLTKMGRCGDSDVVAEANKRFEAHVSGATQLLANLRSSVYITVLANGNEDTFNKMLQLYDAADMQEERVRISRSLGSIKSPELKKKVLQFAMSDKVRSQDTVFVIAGITGSVEGREIAWQFVQDNWTELHNRYKGGFLLSRLVKTTTENFVTEDKAKEIEVS, from the exons ATGGTGTCATCTGTCGATGCCTTTAAGGTGGCAAGTGCCTTTGTGAATGAGGACAACTACACTGTGTGGACTGATTTGTCTGGGAGTCTGGGTGGCCAGGGACTTCTGCTTCAGTACACTGATGCTGATAAAGCCTACAAGAACTTCTGTCTCAACCTCTACAAAAACGTGTACAAGACCCTGGGCTGGGACGCCAAGGATGGAGAAA GCCCTCTAAACGCTATGTTGAGAGACTTAATGCTGACTAAGATGGGTCGTTGTGGTGACAGTGATGTTGTGGCAGAGGCCAATAAAAGATTTGAAGCTCATGTGTCTGGAGCCACACAGTTACTGGCCAACCTTAGGTCCTCT GTCTACATCACAGTGCTGGCAAATGGTAATGAGGACACATTCAATAAAATGCTTCAG ttgtatgatgcaGCAGATATGCAGGAGGAGAGAGTTCGCATCAGCAGATCTCTTGGCAGCATCAAATCTCCCGAACTCAAAAAGAAAGTTCTACAGTTTGCCATGTCT GATAAAGTGCGGTCCCAGGACACTGTCTTTGTGATTGCCGGGATAACTGGCTCCGTTGAGGGCCGGGAAATAGCATGGCAGTTTGTACAGGATAACTGGACAGAACTTCACAACCGCTACAAGGGAGGCTTCCTACTGTCAAGACTTGTGAAG aCCACAACGGAGAACTTTGTAACAGAAGACAAAGCTAAGGAAATTGAGGTAAGCTGA